A single genomic interval of Lathyrus oleraceus cultivar Zhongwan6 chromosome 7, CAAS_Psat_ZW6_1.0, whole genome shotgun sequence harbors:
- the LOC127106922 gene encoding type IV inositol polyphosphate 5-phosphatase 9 isoform X1 produces MPFLYNMWPTLVANKILKKRLGSTNFVADNPSFDEPLLNYADIDHTSEIVNNHHKDKHKYKIFVSTWNVGGIAPEEDLNIDDLLETNNNFCDIYVLGFQEIVPLKASNVLGSENTEISNKWNSIIRKALNKDHGESPHDDFQCIISKQMVGIFISVWTKGDIRPFIQHPSVSCIGCGIMGCLGNKGSVTVRFQLHETSFCFVCSHLASGGKEGDEKCRNSNVAEIFSRTTFPRGPLHDLPRNILDHDHVILLGDLNYRISLPEETTRLLVEKKDWDSLLENDQLMMELMNGNNLKGWHEGPIKFAPTYKYCPNSDIYYGCCCHGKKIEKKRAPAWCDRIVWYGKGLKQVEYTRSESKLSDHRPVRAIFTAAVRVSSEVKSLQNLSLSERFEKIKTPFEVSSTDEIVCRKQLSFRL; encoded by the exons ATGCCATTTCTATATAACATGTGGCCTACATTAGTAGCTAATAAGATACTCAAGAAGCGACTAGGAAGCACCAATTTTGTAGCAGATAATCCTAGTTTTGATGAACCCTTGTTGAATTATGCAGACATTGATCACACTTCTGAAATAGTCAATAATCATCACAAGGACAAACACAAATACAA GATTTTTGTTAGCACATGGAACGTAGGTGGAATTGCACCGGAAGAAGATCTAAACATTGATGATTTGTTGGAGACAAACAACAACTTCTGTGACATCTATGTACTAGG GTTTCAAGAAATAGTGCCTCTAAAAGCTTCAAATGTCTTAGGATCAGAAAACACTGAGATTTCCAATAAATGGAATTCCATAATCAGAAAAGCTTTGAATAAGGATCATGGTGAATCTCCACATGATGATTTCCAATGTATAATCAGCAAACAAATGGTTGGAATATTCATATCTGTATGGACAAAAGGAGATATTCGTCCATTCATTCAACATCCAAGTGTTTCATGCATAGGTTGTGGCATAATGGGATGTTTAGGAAACAAG GGTTCTGTGACAGTGAGATTTCAATTACATGAAACAAGCTTCTGCTTTGTGTGTAGCCATCTAGCTTCTGGTGGCAAAGAAGGAGATGAAAAGTGTAGAAATTCTAATGTTGCTGAAATATTTTCTAGGACTACTTTTCCTAGAGGTCCTTTACATGATTTGCCAAGAAATATTCTAGATCATGA TCATGTAATATTGCTTGGAGATTTAAATTATAGGATTTCTCTACCAGAAGAAACAACACGCTTACTTGTTGAGAAAAAGGACTGGGATTCCTTATTAGAAAATGACCAA CTAATGATGGAGCTAATGAATGGCAACAATTTAAAAGGGTGGCATGAAGGACCAatcaaatttgcacctacctaCAAATATTGTCCAAATTCAGATATATATTATGGTTGCTGTTGTCATGGAAAAAAGATAGAAAAGAAGAGAGCACCAGCATG gtGTGATAGAATAGTATGGTATGGAAAGGGTTTGAAGCAAGTTGAGTACACAAGGAGTGAATCAAAACTATCAGATCATAGGCCTGTTAGGGCAATATTTACTGCAGCGGTAAGGGTTTCATCAGAGGTGAAAAGCTTACAGAACTTGTCACTATCAGAAAGATTTGAGAAAATTAAAACTCCTTTTGAAGTCTCTTCCACAGATGAAATTGTATGTAGAAAACAATTAAGTTTCCGGTTGTAA
- the LOC127106922 gene encoding type IV inositol polyphosphate 5-phosphatase 9 isoform X2: MPFLYNMWPTLVANKILKKRLGSTNFVADNPSFDEPLLNYADIDHTSEIVNNHHKDKHKYNTWNVGGIAPEEDLNIDDLLETNNNFCDIYVLGFQEIVPLKASNVLGSENTEISNKWNSIIRKALNKDHGESPHDDFQCIISKQMVGIFISVWTKGDIRPFIQHPSVSCIGCGIMGCLGNKGSVTVRFQLHETSFCFVCSHLASGGKEGDEKCRNSNVAEIFSRTTFPRGPLHDLPRNILDHDHVILLGDLNYRISLPEETTRLLVEKKDWDSLLENDQLMMELMNGNNLKGWHEGPIKFAPTYKYCPNSDIYYGCCCHGKKIEKKRAPAWCDRIVWYGKGLKQVEYTRSESKLSDHRPVRAIFTAAVRVSSEVKSLQNLSLSERFEKIKTPFEVSSTDEIVCRKQLSFRL, from the exons ATGCCATTTCTATATAACATGTGGCCTACATTAGTAGCTAATAAGATACTCAAGAAGCGACTAGGAAGCACCAATTTTGTAGCAGATAATCCTAGTTTTGATGAACCCTTGTTGAATTATGCAGACATTGATCACACTTCTGAAATAGTCAATAATCATCACAAGGACAAACACAAATACAA CACATGGAACGTAGGTGGAATTGCACCGGAAGAAGATCTAAACATTGATGATTTGTTGGAGACAAACAACAACTTCTGTGACATCTATGTACTAGG GTTTCAAGAAATAGTGCCTCTAAAAGCTTCAAATGTCTTAGGATCAGAAAACACTGAGATTTCCAATAAATGGAATTCCATAATCAGAAAAGCTTTGAATAAGGATCATGGTGAATCTCCACATGATGATTTCCAATGTATAATCAGCAAACAAATGGTTGGAATATTCATATCTGTATGGACAAAAGGAGATATTCGTCCATTCATTCAACATCCAAGTGTTTCATGCATAGGTTGTGGCATAATGGGATGTTTAGGAAACAAG GGTTCTGTGACAGTGAGATTTCAATTACATGAAACAAGCTTCTGCTTTGTGTGTAGCCATCTAGCTTCTGGTGGCAAAGAAGGAGATGAAAAGTGTAGAAATTCTAATGTTGCTGAAATATTTTCTAGGACTACTTTTCCTAGAGGTCCTTTACATGATTTGCCAAGAAATATTCTAGATCATGA TCATGTAATATTGCTTGGAGATTTAAATTATAGGATTTCTCTACCAGAAGAAACAACACGCTTACTTGTTGAGAAAAAGGACTGGGATTCCTTATTAGAAAATGACCAA CTAATGATGGAGCTAATGAATGGCAACAATTTAAAAGGGTGGCATGAAGGACCAatcaaatttgcacctacctaCAAATATTGTCCAAATTCAGATATATATTATGGTTGCTGTTGTCATGGAAAAAAGATAGAAAAGAAGAGAGCACCAGCATG gtGTGATAGAATAGTATGGTATGGAAAGGGTTTGAAGCAAGTTGAGTACACAAGGAGTGAATCAAAACTATCAGATCATAGGCCTGTTAGGGCAATATTTACTGCAGCGGTAAGGGTTTCATCAGAGGTGAAAAGCTTACAGAACTTGTCACTATCAGAAAGATTTGAGAAAATTAAAACTCCTTTTGAAGTCTCTTCCACAGATGAAATTGTATGTAGAAAACAATTAAGTTTCCGGTTGTAA
- the LOC127106922 gene encoding type IV inositol polyphosphate 5-phosphatase 9 isoform X3 — MPFLYNMWPTLVANKILKKRLGSTNFVADNPSFDEPLLNYADIDHTSEIVNNHHKDKHKYKIFVSTWNVGGIAPEEDLNIDDLLETNNNFCDIYVLGFQEIVPLKASNVLGSENTEISNKWNSIIRKALNKDHGESPHDDFQCIISKQMVGIFISVWTKGDIRPFIQHPSVSCIGCGIMGCLGNKGSVTVRFQLHETSFCFVCSHLASGGKEGDEKCRNSNVAEIFSRTTFPRGPLHDLPRNILDHDHVILLGDLNYRISLPEETTRLLVEKKDWDSLLENDQVGWHEGPIKFAPTYKYCPNSDIYYGCCCHGKKIEKKRAPAWCDRIVWYGKGLKQVEYTRSESKLSDHRPVRAIFTAAVRVSSEVKSLQNLSLSERFEKIKTPFEVSSTDEIVCRKQLSFRL, encoded by the exons ATGCCATTTCTATATAACATGTGGCCTACATTAGTAGCTAATAAGATACTCAAGAAGCGACTAGGAAGCACCAATTTTGTAGCAGATAATCCTAGTTTTGATGAACCCTTGTTGAATTATGCAGACATTGATCACACTTCTGAAATAGTCAATAATCATCACAAGGACAAACACAAATACAA GATTTTTGTTAGCACATGGAACGTAGGTGGAATTGCACCGGAAGAAGATCTAAACATTGATGATTTGTTGGAGACAAACAACAACTTCTGTGACATCTATGTACTAGG GTTTCAAGAAATAGTGCCTCTAAAAGCTTCAAATGTCTTAGGATCAGAAAACACTGAGATTTCCAATAAATGGAATTCCATAATCAGAAAAGCTTTGAATAAGGATCATGGTGAATCTCCACATGATGATTTCCAATGTATAATCAGCAAACAAATGGTTGGAATATTCATATCTGTATGGACAAAAGGAGATATTCGTCCATTCATTCAACATCCAAGTGTTTCATGCATAGGTTGTGGCATAATGGGATGTTTAGGAAACAAG GGTTCTGTGACAGTGAGATTTCAATTACATGAAACAAGCTTCTGCTTTGTGTGTAGCCATCTAGCTTCTGGTGGCAAAGAAGGAGATGAAAAGTGTAGAAATTCTAATGTTGCTGAAATATTTTCTAGGACTACTTTTCCTAGAGGTCCTTTACATGATTTGCCAAGAAATATTCTAGATCATGA TCATGTAATATTGCTTGGAGATTTAAATTATAGGATTTCTCTACCAGAAGAAACAACACGCTTACTTGTTGAGAAAAAGGACTGGGATTCCTTATTAGAAAATGACCAAGTGG GGTGGCATGAAGGACCAatcaaatttgcacctacctaCAAATATTGTCCAAATTCAGATATATATTATGGTTGCTGTTGTCATGGAAAAAAGATAGAAAAGAAGAGAGCACCAGCATG gtGTGATAGAATAGTATGGTATGGAAAGGGTTTGAAGCAAGTTGAGTACACAAGGAGTGAATCAAAACTATCAGATCATAGGCCTGTTAGGGCAATATTTACTGCAGCGGTAAGGGTTTCATCAGAGGTGAAAAGCTTACAGAACTTGTCACTATCAGAAAGATTTGAGAAAATTAAAACTCCTTTTGAAGTCTCTTCCACAGATGAAATTGTATGTAGAAAACAATTAAGTTTCCGGTTGTAA
- the LOC127106923 gene encoding 40S ribosomal protein S11, with protein sequence MAEQTEKAYLKQPKVFLCSKKSGKGKRPGKGGNRFWKSVGLGFKTPKEAIEGTFIDKKCPFTGNVSIRGRIIAGTCHSAKMNRTIIVRRNYLHFIKKYQRYEKRHSNIPAHVSPAFRVKEGDHVIIGQCRPLSKTVRFNVLKVIPAGSSSGAKKAFSGI encoded by the exons ATGGCTGAACAA ACTGAGAAGGCTTATCTCAAACAACCCAAAGTGTTTTTATG CTCGAAGAAATCTGGTAAGGGGAAGAGGCCCGGTAAAGGTGGAAATCGCTTCTGGAAATCTGTTGGTCTTGGATTCAAGACCCCCAAAGAAGCCATCGAAG GAACCTTTATTGACAAGAAGTGTCCATTCACTGGCAATGTTTCCATCCGTGGTCGTATCATAGCCGGAACCTGTCACAGTGCCAAAATGAATCGGACTATTATTGTCAGGAGGAATTATCTTCACTTCATTAAGAAATATCAGAG GTATGAGAAGAGGCATTCCAACATTCCAGCTCATGTGTCACCTGCCTTCCGTGTTAAGGAAGGTGATCATGTCATTATTGGTCAATGCAG GCCACTCTCCAAGACAGTGAGGTTCAATGTATTGAAAGTCATCCCAGCTGGATCATCCAGTGGTGCAAAGAAGGCATTTTCTGGCATATGA